AGCACCAAAAGATGTTATTCTTGAAGTCGCTGGATTATTAACTGTTAAAGGTGGAACAGGAGCTATTGTAGAATATTTTGGTGAAGGAGCAGAATCTTTATCTGCAACAGGAAAAGGAACTATCTGTAACATGGGTGCAGAAATTGGAGCAACGACTTCAATCTTTGCTTATGACGACGCTTCGGAAAGATATTTAAGAGCTACAGATCGTAATGACGTGGCAGATGCTGCAAATCAACATAAAGCTTACTTACGTTCGGATGATGAAGTTTATGCAAATCCAGAAAATTTCTACGATCAATTGATTGAAATTAATTTATCTGAATTAGAACCTCGTTTGAATGGACCTTTCACACCAGATTTGATGACACCAGTTTCTAAAATGAAAGAAACAGCAGCAGCTAATGGTTGGCCTTTGGATGTAGAATGGGGATTAATCGGATCTTGTACAAACTCATCTTACGAAGATTTATCTCGAGCTGCTTCTATCGCTCAACAAGCTTTAGACAAAGGATTGGAAGTAAAGTCTTCTTTCGGAATTAATCCAGGTTCAGAAGTTGTTCGTTATACAGCAGATCGTGATGGTTTGTTAAAAACGTTCGAAGATTTAGATGCAGTTATTTTTACGAATGCTTGTGGACCATGTATTGGGCAATGGGATCGTGAAGGTGCTGATAAAGAAGAAAAAAATACAATCGTTCATTCATTCAATCGTAACTTCAAAAAACGTGCAGATGGAAATCCAAATACCTATGCATTTGTAACTTCTCCAGAAATGGTTGCGGCAATTGCAATTTCAGGACGTTTAGATTTTAATCCACAAACAGATAAGTTGATTAATAAAAACGGAGAAGAGGTTATGCTTGATGCTCCAAAAGGAGAGGAATTACCAAGCAAAGGTTATGAATATGAAGATAATGGATATCAAGCACCAGTTGAAGACGGATCGAAAGTAGAAGTTATTGTTAATCCATCTTCTGAGCGTTTACAACTATTAGAAGGTTTCAAACCTTGGAATGGTGAAAATATTACAGGAGCAAAACTATTAATCAAAGCATTCGGAAAATGTACAACAGACCATATCTCTATGGCGGGACCTTGGTTACGTTTCCGTGGACACTTGGATAATATTTCGAATAATACTCTGATTGGTGCAGTAAATGCATTTAACCAAGACGTCAATTCAGTTAAAAATCAATTGACAGGTGAATATGGTCCTGTACCAGATACGGCGCGCGCTTATAAAGCAGCTGGAGTACCATCTGTAATTGTAGGAGACGAAAACTATGGAGAAGGTTCTTCACGTGAGCATGCTGCAATGCAACCTCGCCATTTGGGAGCAGTAGCTGTATTGGTTCGTTCTTTTGCACGTATTCATGAAACAAACCTTAAAAAACAAGGGATGTTAGCATTGACATTTGCAGATAAAGCAGATTATGATAAAGTACAAGAAGATGATACAATCAACTTTGTAGACTTAACAGAGTTTGCCCCAGAAAAACCATTAACAATCGAATTGGTGCATGCAGATGGATCTAAAGATGCAATCTTAGCAAATCATACATATAATGCACAACAAATTGAGTGGTTTAAAGCAGGTTCAGCATTAAACTTAATCAAAGCACAACAAGCTTAATTAATTTAAGTTTTTAAATAAATGAAACCGACACAGGAATGTGTCGGTTTTTTTGTTGTAAATTATTGAAGAAAATTTTAGATCAAAAAGTAATAAATAAAAAAAACCTCAATCGAAATGATTGAGGTTTTAAGCAGTGGTGCCTCCAGGAATCGAACCAGGGACACAAGGATTTTCAGTCCTTTGCTCTACCAACTGAGCTAAGGCACCGCCTTAATTGTGATGCAAATATAGAGCGAAAATCTATTCTACCAAACATTATTTAAAATATTTTTTAGCCGAAAACGCTATCTTGTTCATTTACCGAGAAATAAATTTAAAATATTTTTTATCTTTACCGAAAATAAAGGGGTTTAAATATTTTAATAGAGATTTAACAGCTCATTTTTGCAATCTAATTTTTACAATTCGCAACAAATCATCATATTTGCGTCTTAGAATTCTATTATACATTCATAATGAAGTGGATTATTTGTAGTTTATCACTATTAAGCGTGGTAACAATAAAAGCTCAATCAATATCAGTTTCTCCTTATTCGGCTTACGGTGTGGGGGAGCAATTATTTGATAATAATACGGAACAAGCTGGTATGGGCGGTATTTCAACAGTTCCTACGAATCCTTTCGGTCAAAGTGCAAACTTTTCAAATCCGGCAGCTAACCAAAATTTGCGTATGACGACTTTCAACGCGAGTGGAAGTGGAACAAATTATAATTTCAAATCTGGAACAGACAAAGAGAACGCGGGTCGTTTTAACGTTTCTAATATCTCATTAGCATTCCCTGTTGGAGAAAAAGGAAGTTTTGGATTAGGTTTTCAACCTTATTCAGCGCTTGGATATGATATCATGAATACATCAGAAAGAAATGATGTTAAACAATCAGTCCAAATGAAAGGAGAGGGTGGATTAAATAGTATTCATGCTTTTTACTCGAGAAATCTTGCCAAAGGATTTTCTTTAGGGTTACGCGTTAATTATTTATTCGGAGAGTTAAAACGTAACGAAGTCTTAGCTGTAGATGGAGCAAGTTTAGCTGTTGATTATAGTGATAAATCTAATTATCGTGGCGCTCAATTTACGTTAGGATCAATGTATACAAAGAAAATTGGTAAAACAAATAATTTGTATGTAGGAGCAACTTATACATTAGGTACCAACCTAAGAACAGATGTTACAGATCTTACAACGACATATAGTTACATTGGATCTACTCAAGCTTCTTTGGACACAATTTCGTTAAAAAGAATTGATGATGGTAAGACAAAAATTCCTCAAATCTTTACATTAGGAGCGGCTTATACAAAAGATAATACATGGTCGTTAGCAGTTGAAGCTAAATACAATAGTTGGAAAGATTTCTCTCAACCATTAGAGGGAGAAAATACAGTAATGACTTCAAATGTTGATTATAAAAACAATGTACGATTAGCAGTTGGTGGATACTGGATTCCAGATTACAATAGTTACAAAAGTTATTTTAATCGTGTAACTTACCGTGCTGGTATGTATTATCAATCGGCTCAATATTCTATTTACGGAACAGATATAGACGCTTACGGAGCAACATTAGGGTTCGGATTTCCAATCGGAAAACAAAATGACGGTTCTATGATGAATGTTTCTTTGGAATATGGACAAAAAGGAAAAACAACAAACAACTTAATCAAAGAAAACTATTTCGGTGTGAAAGTTGGATTTGATATCAACGATATTTGGTTTAGAAAAAGAGTGATTGACTAATTTTGGACAAACAAAAATTGTATAAAAAAGCAGATGAAAAAGTTTTGATTAAATCAAGTATAATATTTGGTTTAATGAGCATTTTCGTTTTGCTTTTTTCTTGTAAAAAAGAACTTCCTCCTATCAACAAAAAGAAGGTCGAATTTCCTTCGCGCACACTTATTAACGCCAATATTATTAACAAAGATTCGGGAAGAATCTCTGGAAATTTGCGTTCTCCTTTAATCGAAATGTACGAAACGGTTGATTCGCCTTACACAGTTTTTAGAAAAGGATTAGACCTTGACTTTTATCAAAAAGGAAGTACAAAACCTGGATATTTTCAGGCAGATTGGGGAAGATTAAGTGATGTCACAGGAATCTATGAAGGTAGA
This portion of the Empedobacter stercoris genome encodes:
- a CDS encoding aconitate hydratase — protein: MAFDINMIKGVYAKMQERVDAARAIVGRPLTYSEKILYAHLFDGNPTQAYTRGESYVDFAPDRVAMQDATAQMALLQFMQAGKTKTAVPSTVHCDHLIQAKVGAKTDLQEAINKSSEVFNFLESVSNKYGIGFWQPGAGIIHQVVLENYAFPGGMMIGTDSHTPNAGGLGMVAIGVGGADAVDVMSGMAWELKMPKLIGVKLTGKLSGWAAPKDVILEVAGLLTVKGGTGAIVEYFGEGAESLSATGKGTICNMGAEIGATTSIFAYDDASERYLRATDRNDVADAANQHKAYLRSDDEVYANPENFYDQLIEINLSELEPRLNGPFTPDLMTPVSKMKETAAANGWPLDVEWGLIGSCTNSSYEDLSRAASIAQQALDKGLEVKSSFGINPGSEVVRYTADRDGLLKTFEDLDAVIFTNACGPCIGQWDREGADKEEKNTIVHSFNRNFKKRADGNPNTYAFVTSPEMVAAIAISGRLDFNPQTDKLINKNGEEVMLDAPKGEELPSKGYEYEDNGYQAPVEDGSKVEVIVNPSSERLQLLEGFKPWNGENITGAKLLIKAFGKCTTDHISMAGPWLRFRGHLDNISNNTLIGAVNAFNQDVNSVKNQLTGEYGPVPDTARAYKAAGVPSVIVGDENYGEGSSREHAAMQPRHLGAVAVLVRSFARIHETNLKKQGMLALTFADKADYDKVQEDDTINFVDLTEFAPEKPLTIELVHADGSKDAILANHTYNAQQIEWFKAGSALNLIKAQQA
- a CDS encoding OmpP1/FadL family transporter; the encoded protein is MKWIICSLSLLSVVTIKAQSISVSPYSAYGVGEQLFDNNTEQAGMGGISTVPTNPFGQSANFSNPAANQNLRMTTFNASGSGTNYNFKSGTDKENAGRFNVSNISLAFPVGEKGSFGLGFQPYSALGYDIMNTSERNDVKQSVQMKGEGGLNSIHAFYSRNLAKGFSLGLRVNYLFGELKRNEVLAVDGASLAVDYSDKSNYRGAQFTLGSMYTKKIGKTNNLYVGATYTLGTNLRTDVTDLTTTYSYIGSTQASLDTISLKRIDDGKTKIPQIFTLGAAYTKDNTWSLAVEAKYNSWKDFSQPLEGENTVMTSNVDYKNNVRLAVGGYWIPDYNSYKSYFNRVTYRAGMYYQSAQYSIYGTDIDAYGATLGFGFPIGKQNDGSMMNVSLEYGQKGKTTNNLIKENYFGVKVGFDINDIWFRKRVID
- the lptC gene encoding LPS export ABC transporter periplasmic protein LptC, producing the protein MDKQKLYKKADEKVLIKSSIIFGLMSIFVLLFSCKKELPPINKKKVEFPSRTLINANIINKDSGRISGNLRSPLIEMYETVDSPYTVFRKGLDLDFYQKGSTKPGYFQADWGRLSDVTGIYEGRGNVIIVNEKGDSLKSEQLFWNKKNKTVYTSKEVYLISNEGDSLTAKNGLQATDDLETYTLFNNQGFKYVDDNQKF